One region of Parerythrobacter jejuensis genomic DNA includes:
- a CDS encoding ATPase: MSGGHHIRAVGATGTGETPSGDVTEGAEVPDSPYETSIDEEWDDDWSQDWDDAHSARNTRWILPTVAATVALAWTGFFGWANRDAMLAGATSLQWIDWVVSWSVPVLLIVALWLLAMRNSSREAARFADAASALSTESERLESRLTTVNRELSLAREFLSSQGLELESFGRITGERLSEHAVTLQSLVQTNGAQVDRIADVSEIALENMDRLRNDLPVIANSARDVSNQIGNAGGTAQEQLDTLVSGFERLNTFGEASERQVTALSEKVDATLAAFEAQATQMEEIAAARFTALRATSEDFRADLDSREVDVLAALRRRADQLAQELETSRGSLEDQEEEALKSMRARLTGLRTESETIARSIRDGEEEAKSLWIAQIDSMKTRLEEAVEHIRTVDDHALQTANKKLAALRDEATQVDAKLAQRDKLFNEQLDNRRSEIEQHQADALSALDDQLAAIDEAIARRREHQVEHSEALRASSEDVAAKVGELTGQITALASESEEAQQRLLETSAAAAERLAGGREDLIASQSAIEELTEASVRLLELIQASAQHSKEDLPAALAEAEQHLVSARETTEALKLMLEDGAGTSETISNYVITAQENGAAMNARADELREKLAQINVAYGEEVETLRSTLAALEEDGERVSGTATVALREAIAALEERTREALATAADHSSGEIDKIADGIAERSASAIDRAVREQSDSAIAELDEAATRSAGAAREAAVQLRDQLALVNELAGNLENRVALARERAEEQVDNDFARRVALITEALNSNAIDIAKSLSTDVTDTAWASYLRGDRGIFTRRAVALLDSTEAREIAELYDADSDFRDHVSRYIHDFEAMLRTMLSTRDGNAIGVTLLSSEMGKLYVALAQAIERLRTE, from the coding sequence ATGAGCGGGGGTCATCATATTCGAGCCGTCGGTGCCACTGGCACTGGTGAGACGCCGAGCGGAGACGTGACTGAAGGTGCAGAAGTACCTGATTCACCTTATGAAACAAGCATAGACGAAGAATGGGATGACGACTGGTCGCAAGACTGGGATGACGCCCATTCTGCGCGAAACACACGCTGGATACTCCCGACCGTGGCTGCAACTGTCGCCTTGGCCTGGACCGGCTTTTTCGGCTGGGCCAATCGTGATGCCATGCTCGCCGGGGCGACTTCGCTGCAATGGATTGACTGGGTTGTCAGCTGGTCGGTGCCGGTATTGCTGATCGTTGCCCTCTGGCTCCTCGCCATGCGCAACAGCTCTCGCGAAGCGGCGCGGTTTGCTGATGCCGCAAGTGCGCTATCGACCGAAAGTGAGCGGCTTGAGTCACGATTGACCACGGTGAATCGCGAACTCAGCCTCGCCCGCGAGTTTCTGAGTTCGCAGGGTCTCGAACTGGAATCCTTCGGCAGGATCACGGGTGAACGTCTTTCGGAGCATGCGGTGACATTGCAATCGCTGGTTCAGACCAATGGCGCGCAGGTGGATCGGATCGCCGATGTCAGCGAGATTGCGCTCGAGAATATGGATCGCCTGCGCAATGACCTGCCGGTCATCGCCAATTCTGCGCGCGATGTCTCCAACCAGATCGGCAATGCGGGTGGCACCGCGCAGGAACAGCTCGACACGCTCGTCTCCGGGTTTGAGCGGCTCAACACGTTTGGCGAGGCGAGCGAGCGACAAGTCACGGCCCTGAGCGAGAAGGTTGACGCCACGCTGGCAGCTTTCGAAGCGCAAGCGACGCAAATGGAAGAAATTGCTGCGGCCCGCTTTACCGCATTGCGTGCAACGAGCGAGGACTTCCGCGCCGATCTCGACAGCCGCGAGGTCGATGTCCTTGCGGCTCTGCGGCGCCGGGCTGATCAACTGGCGCAAGAACTGGAAACATCGCGCGGTTCACTGGAAGATCAGGAAGAAGAGGCGCTCAAGTCGATGCGTGCCCGCCTGACGGGGCTCCGGACAGAGAGCGAAACCATTGCACGCTCGATCCGCGACGGGGAAGAAGAGGCCAAATCGCTCTGGATTGCCCAGATTGATAGCATGAAGACCCGTCTCGAAGAGGCTGTTGAACATATCCGCACGGTCGATGACCATGCATTGCAAACGGCCAACAAGAAACTGGCCGCCCTGCGCGACGAAGCCACACAGGTTGATGCGAAGCTGGCCCAGCGCGACAAGCTGTTCAACGAGCAGTTGGACAACCGCCGTTCCGAGATAGAGCAGCATCAGGCGGATGCACTGTCGGCCCTTGATGACCAGCTCGCAGCGATTGACGAGGCGATTGCCCGCCGGCGTGAGCATCAGGTCGAGCATTCAGAAGCTTTGCGCGCCAGCAGTGAGGATGTCGCTGCCAAAGTCGGCGAGTTGACCGGTCAGATCACCGCCCTGGCCAGCGAGAGCGAAGAAGCACAGCAACGCCTGCTGGAAACCTCCGCTGCCGCCGCCGAACGATTGGCAGGCGGACGTGAAGATCTGATAGCTTCCCAATCGGCTATTGAAGAATTGACCGAAGCCTCTGTGCGCTTGCTCGAACTGATCCAGGCCAGCGCTCAGCACAGCAAGGAAGATTTGCCCGCAGCGCTGGCCGAGGCGGAGCAACATCTCGTCTCTGCACGCGAGACGACAGAGGCTCTCAAGCTGATGCTGGAAGACGGGGCCGGTACGTCCGAAACGATCTCGAACTATGTCATCACCGCCCAGGAAAACGGCGCTGCGATGAATGCACGCGCTGATGAATTGCGAGAAAAACTGGCCCAGATCAACGTCGCCTATGGCGAGGAAGTCGAGACTCTGCGCAGCACACTCGCCGCTCTCGAAGAAGATGGCGAGCGAGTTTCTGGTACCGCTACTGTCGCCTTGCGCGAAGCGATCGCGGCGCTTGAGGAAAGAACCCGCGAAGCTCTGGCAACTGCCGCCGACCATAGCAGCGGAGAGATCGACAAGATCGCCGACGGCATTGCCGAACGCTCTGCGTCCGCGATTGACCGTGCTGTTCGTGAACAATCAGACAGCGCCATCGCTGAATTGGACGAGGCGGCGACCAGGTCTGCTGGCGCCGCACGAGAGGCTGCGGTGCAACTGCGCGATCAGCTCGCTCTGGTGAACGAACTCGCCGGAAACCTGGAAAACCGCGTGGCCTTGGCGCGCGAGCGGGCTGAGGAGCAAGTCGACAATGATTTCGCCCGGCGGGTCGCGTTGATCACCGAAGCGCTCAATTCCAACGCGATCGATATTGCAAAATCGCTCTCTACCGATGTGACGGACACCGCCTGGGCCAGCTATCTACGCGGTGACCGCGGCATCTTTACCCGCCGGGCTGTCGCCTTGCTCGACAGCACCGAAGCGCGAGAGATTGCCGAGCTGTACGACGCCGACAGCGATTTCCGCGACCATGTAAGCCGCTACATCCACGATTTCGAGGCGATGCTGCGCACTATGCTTTCCACTCGAGACGGCAACGCCATCGGCGTCACTCTGCTGAGTTCGGAAATGGGCAAGCTTTACGTCGCTCTGGCGCAGGCTATCGAACGGCTGCGCACCGAATAA
- the nuoN gene encoding NADH-quinone oxidoreductase subunit NuoN codes for MELSASLNLILPEIVIAIAAMVLVLVTAYVGDKTARLVSILAATTLGAAAVMVAPALVSGASGPDTVAFGGQFIADSYASFAKILIYLAAIGCLMIAPAFFDRLKAMKPEYPVLVLLATLGMSIMVSAGDLITLYIGLELNSLAAYVLASFLRNDTRSAEAGLKYFVLGALASGILLYGMSLVYGFTGTTDFEGIRGALTGEMSTGALFGVIFVLAGLAFKIAAVPFHMWTPDVYEGAPTPVTTFFATAPKVAAVALTARVALDPFGAQTDAWQQIVIFAALASIILGALGAIGQNNLKRLLAYSSINNVGFILIGLAAGTVAGLSAMLTYLAIYVVMSLGSFVALLMLRDGEGTPLETFEDISGLSTTRPVLAWCLLLLMFSLAGIPPLLGFWGKFVVFQAAVEADMIILAALGIAASVIGAFYYIKFVKVMFFDEPVDRATGEADVAHWALLGGAAVIISPLGYLLTRWLGTLTDSAAAALFVAS; via the coding sequence ATGGAATTGAGCGCTTCCCTGAACCTGATCCTGCCCGAAATCGTAATCGCGATCGCGGCCATGGTCCTTGTGCTTGTCACCGCTTATGTCGGCGACAAGACAGCGCGGCTTGTAAGCATCCTCGCAGCCACGACACTGGGCGCAGCGGCCGTCATGGTCGCCCCGGCCCTGGTCAGCGGCGCGAGCGGACCAGACACGGTTGCCTTTGGCGGGCAGTTCATCGCGGATTCCTATGCCAGCTTCGCCAAGATCCTGATCTATCTCGCAGCGATTGGCTGCCTGATGATCGCGCCTGCGTTTTTTGACCGATTGAAGGCGATGAAACCGGAATATCCGGTGCTGGTCCTTCTCGCGACCTTGGGTATGAGCATCATGGTCTCTGCTGGAGATCTGATCACGCTCTATATCGGTCTCGAGCTCAACAGCCTTGCGGCTTACGTTCTCGCCAGCTTCCTGCGGAACGACACCCGTTCTGCAGAGGCGGGGCTGAAGTACTTCGTGCTGGGTGCGCTGGCATCAGGCATCCTGCTTTACGGCATGAGCCTGGTCTACGGCTTCACCGGCACCACCGATTTCGAAGGCATCCGTGGCGCACTTACCGGTGAGATGTCGACCGGCGCGCTGTTCGGGGTGATCTTTGTTCTGGCAGGCCTAGCCTTCAAGATTGCAGCGGTGCCGTTCCATATGTGGACGCCAGACGTCTACGAAGGCGCGCCGACACCTGTCACTACCTTCTTCGCCACCGCACCCAAAGTGGCAGCGGTTGCGTTGACAGCCCGCGTGGCGCTCGATCCCTTCGGCGCACAGACCGACGCGTGGCAGCAGATCGTCATTTTCGCGGCGCTCGCTTCGATCATTCTCGGCGCGCTTGGTGCGATCGGACAGAACAACCTCAAGCGCCTGCTTGCCTATTCGTCGATCAACAATGTCGGCTTCATCCTGATCGGTCTTGCTGCCGGGACGGTCGCAGGTCTCAGCGCCATGCTGACTTATCTCGCGATCTATGTGGTGATGTCGCTGGGCAGCTTTGTGGCCTTGCTCATGCTGCGTGACGGCGAAGGCACGCCGCTGGAGACGTTCGAAGACATTTCGGGCCTCTCTACGACGCGCCCTGTGCTCGCCTGGTGCCTGTTGCTGCTGATGTTCAGCCTCGCGGGCATTCCGCCGCTGCTGGGCTTCTGGGGCAAATTCGTGGTGTTCCAGGCCGCTGTCGAGGCTGACATGATCATCCTTGCTGCCCTGGGTATTGCAGCCAGCGTGATCGGCGCGTTTTACTACATCAAATTCGTCAAAGTGATGTTCTTCGATGAACCGGTTGACCGGGCTACGGGCGAAGCGGATGTGGCGCACTGGGCGCTCCTTGGCGGCGCAGCGGTGATCATTTCGCCGCTGGGCTATTTGCTGACCCGCTGGCTCGGCACCCTGACCGATAGCGCGGCTGCCGCGCTGTTCGTTGCCTCTTGA
- a CDS encoding NADH-quinone oxidoreductase subunit M, translating to MEGFPVLTALLLVPFAAAMLCFFVEASAARMIALVATLINLGLGIALWVGYEIGGPQWQFTERADLFAGFQYALGIDGIAMLLIMLSVFLMPICILASWEAIQKRVGEYMAALLITETLMIGVFAAQDLFLFYIFFEAGLIPMYLLIGIWGGADRIYASFKFFLYTLIGSVLMLIAMFWMVNVAGTSDIPTLMQYDFAPGAQTWLWLAFFASFAVKMPMWPVHTWLPAAHVQAPTAGSVILAGVLLKLGGYGFIRFSLPMFPEASAQFTWLIFGLSMVAVIYTSLVALVQEDMKKLIAYSSVAHMAIVTAGLFAFNIQGLEGAMIVMLSHGLVSGALFLCVGVIYDRLHTREISRYGGLAINMPKYAIFFLLFTMASIGLPGTSGFVAEFLSLAGTYQVSSTVTLFLTTGIILGAAYMLYLYRRVVFGAQVNEDAAAMKDLNAREWAMLAPIAAAVLWMGVYPESFLAPMRADIAALEARVARAAPEGDAKLAAGEPRAEAANAIEFHDSGEGEH from the coding sequence ATGGAAGGTTTCCCCGTTCTCACCGCCTTGCTGCTGGTGCCGTTTGCTGCGGCCATGCTGTGCTTCTTTGTGGAGGCAAGCGCGGCACGCATGATTGCGCTGGTTGCGACTCTGATCAATCTCGGCCTCGGCATTGCGCTGTGGGTCGGTTACGAAATCGGCGGGCCGCAATGGCAGTTTACCGAGCGGGCAGACCTGTTTGCAGGCTTCCAATACGCGCTCGGCATCGATGGTATTGCGATGCTTCTGATCATGCTCAGCGTGTTCCTGATGCCGATTTGTATCCTGGCCAGCTGGGAAGCGATACAGAAGCGGGTCGGCGAATATATGGCCGCTCTGCTGATTACCGAAACTCTGATGATCGGCGTGTTTGCAGCGCAGGACCTGTTCCTGTTCTACATCTTCTTCGAAGCCGGTCTGATCCCGATGTATCTGTTGATCGGCATCTGGGGCGGGGCAGACCGGATTTATGCCAGCTTCAAATTCTTCCTCTACACGCTGATCGGATCGGTCCTGATGCTGATCGCAATGTTCTGGATGGTGAATGTTGCGGGCACGTCGGACATCCCGACGCTGATGCAATATGATTTCGCGCCGGGCGCTCAGACTTGGTTGTGGCTGGCCTTCTTCGCCAGCTTCGCGGTGAAGATGCCAATGTGGCCGGTCCACACCTGGCTGCCAGCCGCGCACGTTCAAGCGCCTACCGCGGGTTCGGTTATCCTGGCGGGCGTGTTGCTCAAGCTCGGCGGATACGGTTTCATCCGTTTCAGCCTGCCGATGTTCCCGGAGGCTTCCGCGCAGTTTACGTGGCTCATTTTCGGCCTGTCGATGGTGGCGGTGATTTACACTTCGCTCGTTGCGCTGGTGCAGGAAGATATGAAGAAGCTGATCGCTTATTCCTCGGTCGCGCATATGGCGATCGTGACGGCGGGCCTGTTCGCTTTCAATATTCAGGGCCTCGAAGGCGCAATGATCGTGATGCTCAGCCACGGCCTGGTATCGGGCGCCTTGTTCCTGTGTGTCGGTGTGATTTATGACCGGCTGCATACGCGCGAGATCAGTCGCTATGGCGGGCTCGCGATCAATATGCCCAAATACGCGATCTTCTTCTTGCTGTTCACCATGGCCAGCATCGGTCTGCCGGGTACCAGCGGGTTTGTTGCGGAATTCCTTAGCCTGGCGGGTACCTACCAGGTCTCCAGCACGGTGACGCTGTTCTTGACCACGGGCATTATCCTGGGCGCAGCTTACATGCTCTATCTCTATCGCCGGGTCGTATTTGGTGCGCAGGTCAATGAGGATGCTGCCGCGATGAAGGACCTCAATGCCCGTGAATGGGCTATGCTCGCGCCGATCGCAGCCGCTGTGCTGTGGATGGGCGTCTATCCGGAAAGTTTCCTCGCCCCGATGCGTGCTGACATTGCAGCTCTCGAAGCCCGTGTGGCCCGTGCCGCGCCGGAAGGTGATGCCAAGCTGGCGGCCGGCGAACCTCGCGCAGAGGCCGCCAACGCAATCGAGTTCCATGATTCTGGTGAGGGAGAGCACTGA
- a CDS encoding DUF1467 family protein — MALTSIIAIYALFWVMSAFVLLPFGIKTHDEAGLPKVPGQADSAPANFRPGRVLIRATIIAVVLTTLWVLNYTYGWIGVDAINIFEKPEHLKR; from the coding sequence ATGGCGCTGACATCGATAATCGCAATCTATGCGCTGTTCTGGGTGATGAGCGCGTTCGTGCTGCTGCCCTTTGGCATCAAGACCCATGACGAAGCAGGCCTGCCCAAGGTGCCGGGCCAGGCGGATAGCGCGCCTGCCAATTTCCGGCCTGGCCGCGTGCTGATCCGGGCGACGATCATTGCGGTCGTTCTAACCACGCTGTGGGTGCTCAATTACACCTATGGTTGGATCGGGGTGGACGCGATCAACATCTTCGAGAAGCCAGAGCATCTCAAACGCTAA
- a CDS encoding sensor histidine kinase, translated as MTVAPDTTLARARTDGSDHLVEADDLIAGLQHRCGGEIPGAIAIHELRKLVKKAREMDLRLARTIRAFDGEERITAWVEVTPYEGASESGCAISVATWQTSKPTRETEDDAAARRDAIDNALAELHARLDPEQGILTVDSDAEDLQDLVNEMLANPGKPWTDFVTVAGNHHAQPLHWRLLDQSRCEIDGSPRQWTARLIPVGAPEPGSDGFELYLVADRAWVTRTSRRRAENDTVQAQLGRDLSPVLRQPISRIIANAETIRTKLAGPLTDEYSDYAADIASAGQHLLSLIDDLSDLEVIEAEGFTTAPDRIDLGDVARQAAGILGVSAQEKSIEIVAPPKDQICPATGEFRRVLQVLLNLIGNAIRYAPEGSRIRIELAHNDKMAGARVIDEGEGMSAEQQAVIFEKFERLGRSGDGGSGLGLYISRRLARAMGGELTVDSVEGEGATFTLMIPSAAEAN; from the coding sequence ATGACGGTTGCACCGGACACGACCCTTGCGCGCGCAAGGACTGACGGATCGGATCATCTTGTTGAGGCGGATGACCTGATTGCTGGTTTGCAACATCGATGCGGGGGCGAGATCCCCGGCGCGATTGCCATTCACGAACTGCGCAAACTGGTGAAGAAGGCTCGCGAAATGGATTTGCGCCTCGCGCGGACCATCCGGGCATTCGACGGCGAAGAACGCATCACGGCCTGGGTCGAGGTAACGCCATATGAAGGGGCGAGCGAATCCGGCTGCGCGATCTCTGTTGCCACCTGGCAGACCAGCAAGCCGACCCGCGAAACCGAAGATGATGCTGCTGCGCGCCGCGATGCTATCGACAATGCACTGGCGGAACTTCACGCCAGGCTGGATCCCGAGCAGGGCATCCTGACCGTGGATTCCGACGCGGAAGACCTGCAGGACCTGGTCAATGAGATGCTGGCCAATCCCGGTAAGCCGTGGACGGATTTCGTGACGGTTGCGGGCAACCATCACGCCCAGCCTCTCCATTGGAGATTGCTCGACCAGTCGCGCTGCGAAATCGACGGCAGCCCGCGCCAATGGACCGCACGCTTGATCCCGGTGGGTGCTCCCGAACCGGGCAGTGACGGCTTCGAACTTTACCTTGTGGCAGACCGGGCGTGGGTTACCCGCACATCACGCCGACGCGCCGAGAACGATACTGTGCAGGCACAGCTTGGCCGCGATTTGTCCCCTGTGCTGCGGCAACCCATTTCGCGCATCATCGCCAATGCCGAGACAATCCGGACCAAATTGGCCGGGCCGCTGACTGACGAATATAGCGACTATGCTGCCGACATTGCCTCGGCTGGGCAGCACTTGCTCTCGCTGATCGATGATCTTTCCGATCTCGAAGTGATCGAGGCAGAGGGTTTCACCACAGCGCCTGACAGGATCGACCTGGGTGACGTGGCCCGTCAGGCCGCTGGTATTCTGGGCGTATCGGCCCAGGAAAAGAGCATCGAAATCGTGGCGCCACCCAAAGACCAGATTTGTCCTGCTACAGGCGAATTCCGGCGCGTGTTGCAGGTCTTGCTCAATCTGATCGGCAATGCGATCCGCTATGCGCCCGAAGGGTCACGGATACGGATCGAATTGGCGCATAATGACAAGATGGCCGGTGCACGCGTGATAGACGAGGGCGAAGGCATGTCTGCCGAGCAACAGGCAGTCATTTTCGAAAAGTTCGAGCGACTTGGCCGAAGCGGCGATGGTGGCTCGGGCCTGGGCCTCTATATCTCGCGCCGACTTGCGCGGGCGATGGGCGGCGAACTGACGGTCGACAGCGTTGAAGGGGAAGGGGCAACCTTTACCCTGATGATCCCGTCAGCAGCAGAGGCCAACTAG
- a CDS encoding Hpt domain-containing protein: MAFENGAFSATLAAAAGDDAALHAELRLAFRESLEQQLDLLRRARCDGNWVVAAQRIKGLAASFHVEPLMLLADEAIEAAPGDPVVLRQIDTFLTDFDADPAI; encoded by the coding sequence ATGGCATTCGAGAATGGTGCATTTTCGGCCACTTTGGCCGCTGCTGCGGGGGACGATGCAGCCCTGCATGCGGAGCTGCGCCTGGCATTTCGAGAGAGCCTGGAACAGCAACTCGACCTGCTCCGCCGTGCCCGTTGCGACGGTAACTGGGTGGTTGCCGCCCAGCGGATAAAGGGCCTTGCCGCAAGCTTTCATGTCGAACCGCTGATGTTACTGGCAGACGAAGCAATCGAGGCGGCGCCGGGTGATCCGGTGGTTCTGCGTCAGATCGACACTTTCCTCACAGACTTCGACGCCGATCCCGCAATCTAA
- a CDS encoding biotin--[acetyl-CoA-carboxylase] ligase translates to MIHTVAETGSTNADLIARLRAGERVPEGAWLVADRQVAGRGRQGRTWFDGTGNFMGSTVVHAHASDPAAHTLALVTGLAVYEAVQPYCPNPAALMLKWPNDVLLGDAKLCGILLEREGDTVVIGIGVNLAAAPDLPDRETIALSSGGPAPDRDAFATSLASSLATELERWRTYGLEPIIRRWQAVGTPIGTPLSVHEPDGATISGQFAGLDSEGSMQLRLADGSVRAIHAGDVMLA, encoded by the coding sequence TTGATCCATACGGTCGCCGAAACCGGCTCCACCAATGCCGATCTGATTGCGCGCCTTCGCGCTGGCGAACGTGTGCCCGAAGGGGCCTGGCTGGTCGCTGACCGGCAAGTTGCGGGGCGAGGGCGGCAAGGGCGGACTTGGTTCGATGGAACCGGAAATTTCATGGGCTCGACTGTAGTTCACGCCCATGCTTCGGACCCGGCGGCCCATACTCTTGCCCTTGTGACCGGCCTGGCTGTGTATGAAGCGGTCCAACCCTATTGCCCCAACCCAGCGGCATTGATGCTCAAATGGCCCAATGACGTTTTGCTGGGCGACGCGAAATTGTGCGGGATCCTGCTGGAACGGGAAGGGGACACGGTCGTGATCGGCATTGGCGTGAACCTTGCGGCGGCGCCGGACCTGCCGGATCGCGAAACGATTGCCTTGTCCTCGGGAGGGCCGGCCCCGGATCGGGATGCTTTCGCCACCAGCTTGGCCTCTTCCCTCGCAACGGAACTGGAGCGGTGGCGAACCTATGGCCTCGAACCGATAATCCGCCGTTGGCAAGCCGTAGGGACCCCTATCGGCACCCCGCTTTCCGTTCATGAGCCCGATGGCGCAACAATCAGCGGTCAGTTTGCCGGGCTAGATAGCGAAGGTTCAATGCAGCTGCGCTTGGCGGATGGATCGGTCCGTGCCATCCACGCTGGCGATGTGATGCTCGCCTGA
- a CDS encoding ribonuclease J has protein sequence MKKNYKPENELLFLALGGSAEIGMNVNLYGCDGKWMMVDLGMTFGANEYPGTELVFADLDFIEERADDLLGIVLTHAHEDHIGAVPYFAADLGVPLYATPFTAELVRRKLEEAGIAGEVEVRIIEEDHGEIQLGPFSVTYLPLAHSIAEGNALQIDTPYGRVFHTGDWKLDEDPIIGEPTTEEELREIGDEGVLALVCDSTNVFNPEASGSEGAVYQGLLEEVKKWDGRRVLVTTFASNVARLQTLGEVAKETGRELCVAGRSLDRMIEVAQANGYLADFPGVIDWDTAMGLPRGKVMIVATGGQGEPRAALSRIAEENHPLALTKGDVVLFSSRNIPGNEISIGKVQNRLSERGIVMVTDRQSMIHVSGHPGRPELAALYEWLRPDVLVPVHGEIRHMQEQARFGSSEGIEHTIFQSNGDIVRLAPGKPGRIAQVETGRLILDGDIIVPANGDSIVMRRRLAHNGLVIVVLDAKGNPRVEGIGLPLDEDYSDFVDEAQNDVVKALSRLKGKAANDREAVVEAARLAARRAATRWSGKKPQVKVMLAGK, from the coding sequence GTGAAAAAGAACTACAAGCCCGAAAACGAACTGCTGTTCCTTGCCCTTGGCGGCTCGGCAGAGATTGGCATGAACGTCAATCTCTACGGCTGCGATGGCAAGTGGATGATGGTCGATCTGGGCATGACATTCGGCGCCAACGAGTATCCCGGCACCGAATTGGTCTTCGCCGATCTCGATTTTATCGAAGAACGTGCAGACGACCTTTTGGGCATTGTTCTGACCCACGCGCACGAGGATCACATCGGCGCCGTGCCCTATTTCGCCGCCGATCTGGGTGTGCCGCTCTATGCCACCCCGTTCACTGCCGAACTGGTTCGGCGCAAGCTGGAAGAGGCGGGGATCGCGGGCGAAGTGGAAGTCCGCATCATCGAAGAAGATCACGGCGAAATCCAGCTGGGGCCGTTCTCCGTCACCTATCTGCCACTGGCGCACTCGATTGCCGAGGGGAACGCGCTCCAGATCGACACGCCCTACGGCCGAGTATTCCATACCGGCGACTGGAAGCTGGATGAAGACCCGATCATCGGAGAGCCGACCACTGAGGAAGAGCTGCGAGAGATTGGCGATGAGGGTGTCCTCGCGCTGGTCTGCGATTCCACCAATGTCTTCAATCCAGAGGCGAGCGGATCGGAAGGCGCAGTCTATCAGGGACTGCTGGAAGAAGTGAAGAAGTGGGACGGGCGTCGCGTTCTGGTCACCACTTTTGCCTCCAACGTTGCCCGTTTACAGACATTGGGCGAAGTCGCCAAGGAAACCGGGCGCGAGCTGTGCGTGGCCGGACGCTCGCTGGATCGCATGATCGAAGTGGCACAGGCCAATGGTTATCTGGCCGATTTCCCGGGCGTAATCGATTGGGACACGGCCATGGGCCTGCCCCGTGGCAAGGTGATGATCGTTGCCACTGGAGGGCAGGGGGAGCCCCGCGCAGCCCTGTCGCGGATCGCGGAGGAAAACCACCCGCTCGCACTGACCAAAGGCGATGTGGTGCTGTTCTCCAGCCGAAACATTCCCGGTAACGAGATCAGTATCGGCAAAGTCCAGAACCGATTGTCAGAGCGCGGCATCGTAATGGTCACGGACCGGCAGAGCATGATCCATGTCTCCGGCCATCCGGGCCGTCCGGAACTGGCCGCGCTGTATGAATGGCTCCGGCCTGATGTCCTGGTGCCGGTGCATGGCGAAATTCGCCACATGCAAGAACAGGCGCGATTCGGCAGTTCGGAGGGCATCGAACACACGATCTTCCAGTCCAATGGTGACATCGTGCGGCTTGCGCCTGGGAAACCAGGTCGGATTGCTCAGGTCGAAACGGGTCGACTGATTCTTGATGGCGACATCATCGTGCCGGCCAATGGCGATTCCATCGTGATGCGCCGCCGTCTCGCCCATAACGGGCTGGTTATTGTCGTGCTCGATGCCAAGGGTAATCCGCGAGTCGAGGGCATCGGCCTGCCGCTAGATGAGGATTATTCCGATTTCGTCGACGAAGCGCAGAATGACGTGGTGAAAGCGTTGAGCAGATTGAAAGGCAAAGCCGCAAACGATCGCGAAGCCGTGGTCGAGGCAGCCCGCTTGGCCGCCCGCCGTGCCGCAACGCGCTGGTCTGGCAAGAAGCCGCAGGTCAAAGTGATGCTGGCAGGAAAGTGA
- a CDS encoding type III pantothenate kinase, translated as MLLAADVGNTNVVFALFDLDSGSREIRARWRIATDPRRTGDEYAVWLLQLLEIEGVPREQITQVIFASVVPRANHNLTVLCEKYFNLTPIVAGQGKAAWPFSIDVDQPSSLGADRALNILAAHEKYGGDLIVVDFGTATKLEAIDFNGTYKGGVIAPGINLSLDALVGKTAKLPRIAIRAPDSSSVIGRNTEDQMLIGIFWAHVAMMEGLIERMRAEIGRPAKVVATGGLAILFDEKTEIFDHVDADLTIDGLAILAEHASK; from the coding sequence ATGCTACTTGCCGCAGATGTCGGAAACACCAACGTTGTATTCGCACTATTCGATTTGGATTCTGGGAGCCGCGAAATCCGCGCGCGTTGGCGGATTGCGACCGATCCGCGCCGGACCGGTGATGAATACGCTGTCTGGTTACTACAATTGCTCGAGATCGAAGGCGTCCCGCGCGAACAGATCACTCAGGTGATTTTTGCTTCGGTTGTCCCTCGTGCGAACCACAACCTTACTGTGCTTTGTGAGAAGTATTTCAACCTCACGCCGATCGTGGCGGGGCAGGGTAAGGCCGCTTGGCCGTTTTCGATCGATGTCGACCAGCCCAGCTCACTTGGCGCAGACAGGGCGCTCAACATTCTGGCGGCGCACGAGAAGTATGGCGGTGACCTGATCGTGGTTGATTTCGGCACCGCGACCAAGCTCGAGGCCATCGATTTCAACGGGACTTACAAGGGCGGTGTCATCGCGCCCGGGATCAATCTCTCGCTCGATGCATTGGTGGGCAAGACGGCCAAGTTGCCGCGTATCGCCATTCGGGCTCCTGACAGTTCCAGCGTGATCGGGCGCAACACGGAAGACCAGATGCTAATCGGTATTTTCTGGGCCCATGTCGCCATGATGGAGGGGCTGATCGAGCGAATGCGCGCAGAGATTGGTCGACCGGCGAAAGTCGTCGCGACCGGGGGTCTGGCCATCTTGTTCGACGAAAAGACCGAAATTTTTGACCATGTCGATGCCGATCTGACGATCGACGGTCTCGCCATCCTCGCGGAGCACGCCTCGAAGTGA